A single genomic interval of Eurosta solidaginis isolate ZX-2024a chromosome 3, ASM4086904v1, whole genome shotgun sequence harbors:
- the LOC137246184 gene encoding ribonuclease H2 subunit A: MMKRDSTQLNANSEVATVKEEEETNEVESKVQHSPKANFKFKQQAEESIVGKQVVDKIDSLKTLGPFLAAQDNSRNTVYFQDVPEICKTEPCMLGVDEAGRGPVLGPMVYGIAFCPINCKQVLVDLGCADSKQLTEEKRETIFNDMNTAATPRASIGWAVEVISPNIISTSMLRRTKCSLNEVSMTSAIGLIKRAMEEGVNIEEVYVDTVGPPEKYQEKLKSIFPQFKITVAKKADSTFPIVSTASICAKVTRDNALKVWKFPEGIPFTSANFGSGYPNDPVTKCFLTENLDMFFGYPRLVRFSWSTAENALADKVYDMEFDEPDDPKIKYAGPKLTQFFKGTAKVGEVHRKPCRFFRERCLDNVTEF; the protein is encoded by the coding sequence ATGATGAAAAGGGATTCAACTCAACTAAATGCTAACAGTGAAGTTGCTACGGTTAAAGAGGAAGAAGAAACCAATGAAGTAGAATCGAAAGTACAACACTCGCCTAAAGCAAATTTTAAGTTTAAGCAGCAGGCGGAGGAGTCTATTGTCGGCAAGCAAGTAGTGGACAAAATTGATTCGCTCAAAACTCTTGGACCTTTTTTAGCTGCGCAAGATAATTCACGAAATACTGTGTACTTCCAGGATGTGCCAGAAATTTGCAAAACGGAACCTTGCATGTTGGGTGTCGATGAAGCTGGACGAGGTCCAGTGCTCGGACCCATGGTTTATGGTATTGCATTCTGCCCAATAAATTGCAAACAAGTATTAGTCGATTTAGGTTGTGCCGATTCAAAACAATTAACTGAGGAGAAACGTGAAACGATTTTCAACGACATGAATACCGCCGCAACGCCACGTGCATCTATTGGTTGGGCAGTGGAGGTGATATCACCTAATATAATTAGTACCAGCATGCTTCGACGGACCAAATGTTCACTAAATGAAGTATCCATGACTTCAGCTATTGGTTTAATAAAACGTGCTATGGAGGAAGGAGTAAACATTGAGGAGGTTTATGTTGATACTGTGGGGCCACCAGAGAAATATCAAGAAAAGTTGAAAAGCATATTTCCACAGTTTAAAATTACAGTGGCCAAAAAGGCTGACTCCACTTTTCCAATTGTATCGACCGCTAGTATCTGCGCTAAGGTTACACGCGATAATGCTTTGAAGGTGTGGAAGTTTCCAGAGGGTATACCGTTTACTTCGGCTAACTTTGGCAGCGGATATCCAAATGATCCGGTTACTAAATGTTTTCTTACCGAAAATTTGGATATGTTCTTCGGTTATCCGCGCCTTGTACGTTTCAGTTGGTCAACAGCCGAAAATGCGTTGGCTGATAAAGTTTATGATATGGAATTTGATGAGCCTGATGATCCAAAAATAAAGTATGCAGGTCCCAAGCTAACGCAGTTTTTCAAGGGCACAGCAAAAGTGGGGGAGGTGCATCGCAAGCCTTGTCGATTTTTTAGGGAACGTTGTTTGGATAATGTTACAGAATTTTAG
- the Dp gene encoding transcription factor Dp: MAHSTSAAAASTTSEINCIIQDANGKLVKILRQKDIKQESIGSNDSPTIRTVHVNNASTGSYAQLSTSSQAQYLSRYNIQGGDSSNTYTVISTQNSVGNQEPVFTTFKYEAPETVTVKTEEPYTKYAPNNNTKMKSKLHTTNSLHSNSARRQRKPEKAGKGLRHFALKVCEKVKEKGVTTYNEVADELVAEELHMNSIDSANCDQKNIRRRVYDALNVLMAMEIISKDKKEIRWIGLPSNSAEQCSELEKQNEECRQRIQQKHQQLNELLLHQVAFKSLIERNKEAERQGNVPTPNSSIQLPFIIVNTHKSTKINCSVTNDKSEYIFKFDDQFEMHDDAEVLKRMGLLGGLDKGQCSQEDIERAKTLVPPNFEKYIEAYGNGKGLTCDFDDETMTGYAELTNDSSSLNFSRNHANGSGGAKRAHGIRQDDDDEDFLENSDID, from the exons ATGGCGCATTCAACGTCTGCTGCTGCCGCATCGACGACAAGTGAAATAAACTGTATAATCCAGGATGCAAATG GTAAACTCGTCAAGATATTGAGACAAAAGGATATCAAACAAGAATCAATTGGTAGTAACGACTCTCCTACTATAAGAACTGTGCATGTGAATAACGCAAGTACGGGCTCTTACGCGCAGTTG tcAACTTCGAGTCAAGCACAATATTTGAGCCGTTATAACATACAAGGTGGTGACA GCTCCAACACATATACCGTCATATCGACACAAAATAGTGTTGGCAATCAGGAACCGGTATTTACAACGTTTAAATACGAAGCTCCCGAGACA GTCACTGTTAAAACAGAGGAACCGTACACAAAATACGCACCAAACaacaatacaaaaatgaaatcaaAACT CCATACCACCAACAGTCTACACTCAAACTCTGCACGAAGGCAGCGTAAACCCGAAAAGGCCGGTAAAGGTTTACGACATTTTGCGCTTAAGGTTTGTGAAAAGGTTAAGGAAAAAGGCGTAACTACCTACAATGAGGTGGCCGACGAGTTAGTCGCTGAAGAACTGCATATGAATTCCATTGATTCTGCTAACTGTGATCAAAAGAATATACGTCGGCGTGTATATGACGCGCTGAACGTTCTCATGGCTAtggaaataatttcaaaagacAAAAAGGAGATACGTTGGATTGGTTTGCCATCGAATTCAGCTGAG CAATGCTCTGAACTGGAAAAGCAAAATGAAGAGTGTCGTCAACGTATACAACAAAAACATCAGCAATTAAATGAGCTATTGCTGCATCAAGTTGCCTTCAAGAGTCTGATCGAACGTAATAAAGAAGCGGAACGACAAGGCAATGTACCAACACCCAATTCATCCATACAACTACCTTTTATCATAGTAAATACTCACAAATCGACAAAAATAAATTGTAGCGTTACGAATGATAA ATCCGAATACATATTTAAATTCGATGATCAATTCGAAATGCACGATGATGCAGAAGTACTGAAACGAATGGGGTTACTTGGTG GTTTGGATAAAGGTCAATGCTCACAAGAAGACATCGAACGGGCAAAAACCCTGGTGCcaccaaattttgaaaaatacataGAAG CTTATGGTAATGGCAAAGGTTTAACATGCGATTTCGACGATGAAACCATGACAGGCTATGCTGAACTTACTAATGATTCCTCATCGCTTAACTTTTCGCGCAATCATGCCAATGGCAGTGGGGGTGCCAAAAGAGCTCATGGCATACGccaagatgatgatgatgaagattTTTTAGAAAATAGTGATATTGATTGA